TTTTTGTAAATGATTAggaaaaaatgttttgtttgtgttAAGTCACAAACCTGTCCATTTCTGGCCAGTCCCAAAGCAatataacactacagtagacaTTTCAGAGTTTAAGATTTGCAGCTTGCCAAGGTGCCTCTGACCTGCTCATCTGCCTTGAAGATTAATCTGGGATCAAGGTTTTGTTTggtgctctcctcctcttcttccttttcCACCTCTTCCATGCTGGTTTGATTTTTACCCAATTCTTTCAAATTACGCTTTGCGCTAATTGGCCCAGGTTCAACTGGCAGATCTTGATCATCCGAAAAATGATTATTTGAAACTCCAAGCCACAGTGTTTGGCCTATTTCACCCTCATGGTATCCCTCATGGTCTCCTAGGCAGAGCTCAAGAGACGGAGTTGGGAAGTAGAGGAGATAAGGTGGTGGATCCCGGAAGGTCCAGGAAGCAAGAGGATACACACGAGGAGGAGGCTCAAGAGAACCATCTGACCTCGCCCACCCCCTGTAGCCTCGTTGGTGTTTCTGAAACAGAAACCTCAAGGGAGGTTCAGCCATTCTCACCCACATTGGGGGGAGAGGTTGAAATTGAAGGCAGTGATGTCAACAAAGAATCTGACAATGGCATACCAGTAGTAGAGGTCAAAAGTGGACCGGTCTGTGATTCTGAGGTACTTGTGGTTGTAACAGGTCCTGAGGAAGAGGTTACAGTATCGGGGGAGGGGTATGAAGCAGCAGGTGTAGAGGGGACAGGGCAAGGCAGAGTAGAGGTTGCAAGCGAAGGGGAAATGGGAATTAAAAATGACAAGGCAGATGAGGCAGAGACCAAAGTTGTCAAGAGCAGTGACGACACCAAAGAGACGTCCTCAAAAGAGCCTACCTCAGAATATGGTGCAGCAGCTGAACAAGAGAAAAACGAATCGAGTAAAGACGTGAAATGTTTAGACTCATATCCTCTGCCTAGGGAAACCATTGAGGACACCATGAAAAATGGCACACAGATTAGCCAAGGGACAGACCTTGATACTAGTAAGAGCCCAATCAAATCAAACCCTGAGCCTCGGAAAACAAAAAAGGCTGAAGCGTTACCAGAGATAACTGACCTGCAGCCACAGGCCCAAGCAGGCAACAAGAAGAAGAAGggcaagaagaagaagggagagacacAAAGCGACGTAAAGCAGGAAGACCATAAGAAGAGCACAACAGAAACGTGTTTAGTCTCCATGACAAATGGCACACAGATTAGCCTAGGGACAGACCTTGATACTCCTAAGACCCCAGTCGAATCAAACCCTGAGCCTCAACCTGAGCCTCAGAAAACAAAAAAGGCATGTGTgttgccagagaccactgacatGCAGCCACAGCCCCAAGGAggcaaaaagaaaaagaaaggcaAGAAGAAGGGTGAGAAACAAGGTGATGAAACGCAGGGAGATAAGATGAGCACAACAGAAGAGGATGTGGTCTCCACCCCAAGCGACAAGGAGCCAGTAGAGGCGGTAGAAGAGGGGGTTATCACAATAGAGACACAGCAAGAGGAGGGGACCGGTAGTTCACCAGATCGAGAGCTCCAAAGCCCTGAACAAAAAGCACAAACCATAGCTGAGGAACTGAACCTGAAGGAAGAACAACTAGAAGAAGACCGAGTAGAGCCTACCATTGAAGTATCTCTGACTGACCAAGCTAAGAGTGAGGAAGTTGTctcaaagaagaaaaagaagaaaatgaaaaaggaCAAACACAAACCTACAATGGAATTAGAGAAATCAGAAGGCGAGATATCAGTATTATCCCTAGAGTCCAACATTGGTATTGCTGATCCTGTTGATCACTCCAAGTGTATAACCAGCGCTTATAACCCTATGGAGGAATTAGAATCGACAACAGATACTGGTACCCAAAAGGACGAGTCAGGATACACAACCAACCATGATAACTTTGGAGACTGTTTGAAGTCTTCAGCTGACCCAAAATGTCCATTGGACTCGAAACAGTCCACAACTGGGAATTCAAACAATGTCAAAGAGGAAGATGCAATCAAGGTCTCAGTTGAAGAGGAACAAACAATCCAAGACTCAAAGGAACAGGGGAATAACTTTCACAGTCCCATTGTCCTAAGACCAGAGCTCAAGGAGAGCGTGGAACCTGAAGACCTTATCTTCCATGATGGTGTCGCTACTCACCCAGACCAGGCTAATGAAAATGCAACACAAGACCTAAAAGAGGCAGGTCAAGCTAAACCAAATGGGAGCCCAGAAGAGCGTACAAATGCACTTGAACATGAAGACACTCCCATGGCAATGCCAGCAAATGTAGAGAAATGCAACAATTCAGCAGATGAGAAATGTTGTAGCATATCGCGTGACCGCAACTGCCCTGCTACTGAGACCATAAGACTGCCTGAACAATTGATGGATCTACCTGGTTGTCCAGTCACTGACAGGCACTTGTATGAAAACAACAAGCCAGAAACACTTGATGCAGAAGAGGCATCAAATGGAGGGATCTCTACAGAGACCGAGTTGAATGATACAGAAACACTTGATGCAGAAGAGGCATCAAATGGAGGGATCTCTACAGAGACCGAGCTGAATGATACAGAAACACTTGATGCAGAAGAGGCATCAAATGGAGGGATCTCTACAGAGACCGAGCTGAATGATGCAGAAGAGGCATCAAATGGAGGGATCTCTACAGAGACCGAGCTGAATGATACAGAAACACTTGATGCAGAAGAGGCATCAAATGGAGGGATCTCTACAGAGACCGAGCTGAATGATACAGAAACACGACTACAGGACCCTGTAAAAGAAACTCCGGTGACAATTGACTCTTTTAGGGAACAGAGCCACAATGAAAGTGGACCATGCACTATGGTGGCTAAAGCAGAAGAGCAAGATGATCCCATTGAGGCCAAGCTGGAGGGTAACAAGGTACCTGGACCCAGTGAGCAGTGGAATGACAAGGAGCATGAAAATGAGGGTCAATCGTTTGACTTTTCGGACCTAGTTTCAGTGGTTCCTGCAAATGTATTCCCAATAGCATCCCAAGAGGAGGTCAGCCAGGAAATGAGAACGATGTCGGTAGGATACAAAATAGAGGTAGAGCTTGGTAAAGAGAAGGGTAaccaggaagaggaggatgacaaACCGCAGGACACAGAGGGAGTTAGCACGATAGTGGCACAGCAATCAATTGAAGGGGGGTCGGATAATTCACCAGAGGAGCTCCGAAGCCCTGAAGAAAAAGCACAAACCATAGTTGAGGCCAAGAACGTGAATGGAGAACAACTAATCACATTAGAGGAGGGGGTTAGTGTAACATACAACCAGAAATACAttgcagaggagggagggagtgtgactGTTGAACAGCAAGGTGTaggggagagcgagaggcagCAGAATGCAACTGAGGTAGAGGCTTTGCcagtagaggagggggaagaggcaatCCAGTATGGGTCACAGCAGGGTAGAAGAGAAAGTAGTCAAAGTGCAGAGGGCAACAACGAGCAATCTAGGACAGGCTTGAAAAAAGGCAGTAAGAAAGTAAAAGGCAAGGGAAAAGAGGACTGCCGAATGTCCTAGTTTTTAGGTCTGCACTCAATATAAACAACAGCAAATATTTATGAAAGTGCAAAGAGTCTCAACTAATACAGCCAAAGCAAGTACCATTACAATTCCTTTCAAAGTTATAATTCGATGTACTGTATTTTGAGGTCAAAGTATTTGTGACATATTTTTTTGtattccagcactttggatttgaaatgatactaTGAGGTAAAGTGTAGCATTCACATTAATTTAATTTGAGCGTACTtttttgttcagcactttttgtacatgctctggtccccccattttagggaaccaaaagtatttggacaaattcattTGTGTGTTAGTCAtcaaaagtgtagtatttggGCCTATATTCCTAGTACTCAATGACTACACTAagcttgttttgtttttgttgtttcagattatgttgtgcccaatacattatttaacattacatttctaTTGTCACttttattttaaataagaatagaatgtttctaaacacttctacattaatgtgatgctaccatgattatgaatAATGGTGAATaacgatgagtgagaaagttaagaGGCACCAGACCATAACCCCAAAACATGCTAAacaggagaggttgagggggatgatGTGTATGGCTCTATAGTTTTCTCACTCATCAGTATTcatgattatccataatcattgtagcatccacattaatgtagaagtgtttagaaatattatattcttatttacaacaaaagtgactccaaaatgacacaatacattatttaccatacATTTCTATTGGGTataagcttgatgtagtcattgcttGGAATATGAGACCAAATACTAAACATTTGAGTACTTTAATACACATgtgtgaatttgtccaaatacttttggttccctaaaatggggggacaaTGTACAAAAAGAGCAGTCATTTCTAAACGGGTACCCCAATTTGGATGAAaacaccctcaaattaaagctgactaTGATAAACATTAGACATATGATGGCCATGCAACAACAAATATGCCACTGTCCAAATACTTTGACTTCACAGCATGTGTGTATTTTAGCACATTTTTAGGGAAGTTTGCCATAAGGGGTCTTATCACGCAGGCTGTTTTTCCCCAATAAAGcagtaacacacctgattcaactaagaAAACCATTCATTTAAGACTAGTAGTAGTTGATAAGTAGAATCAATCAAATGTGTCACTACTTGCCTGGCCTTGGTAGGGTACATTGCCCATACTTTCGTATAAATCTGCAGCACCTACATCCCtatactgtaataatgtaatattgattgattgaatgacaGTAAGTTTTTCTTCATCTATTCAGGGCACAATGTTTATATTGCAATGCATGATATTCGTATCGTCGTACCGTCCTTCTCTCATCCTGTGATTTATGGAATTACCGGCCTAGTACACAAGGGGGCGCCAAAGAAAACAACCCATTGGCCGTCTAACCAGAATGCTAACAGAATTGGCACAAGCAATAGTTAATTTCCATGGAGGCTGCTAGCTCAATATGTTATTGAGCCCAAACGAAAATTAAAATTTGCAAAGACTGGCAATCCAGCTCATAAAGGTATACATATATACGTAGGAGGTATACGTAGGAGCTACCAAATCTAATTTTTGGTCAGTTTAAACATTTACAAGCTAAATGTGAATGGCAGACTTTGTGCAAATTAAGTTTTGACTCATGCATGTCTGTGTGGAGTCGCTGGGGAAGGGGCCTGCCTGCTCAGACGGAACGTGAACGAAGAGGACAAAAAACGCAAGGAAATCAAGCAGTGGTAGCCTTACAGATAATTCATCCAAAGGGCTTTGAGTTCTCAAACACAGCAGAAAGCTAACACCATACTATGCCCCGTCACCTTATTAATTCAGCCACTTACTTAGACAACTAACAAGTTAAACTTAGGGGTCACGTTAATGCAGATTTCTGTTTTTAACACAGGAAAAAAATATGAAACATAACAAATATCTTGCTGGATTTTGTAAATGCAGATCTAAAATGCTTATTAAAATTTCTGTTCGGCATCAGACTACTTTTGTGCTTCAGTTTCACTTCTCCACTCAGATGAGAATTCACAAACgagcattctatcagcagacagttCGCTGAATGATGTGTAGCTACTTTTCTGATACTTTTCTCAGTGTAACCAGACTACTTTTCTCTTGTAAAATGCAAGATGAACTTTAAGCGAAACATTAGGAAAAGTAGCTGGCTACATTCTATGATAAACATTCGAAATACAGTATGATGgcaatgtatttttttttgcaaGGAAGAGCTTgctttttc
This sequence is a window from Oncorhynchus gorbuscha isolate QuinsamMale2020 ecotype Even-year linkage group LG01, OgorEven_v1.0, whole genome shotgun sequence. Protein-coding genes within it:
- the LOC124041228 gene encoding titin-like isoform X16, which translates into the protein MGTQGTGRKRNPNKDRSTAEDDALNLISREAEARLAAKRAARAEAREIRMKELERQQKEVEDRDYLEKGSRAASTLSAATLASLGGSSSRGESGETSITGDTETSIREIKEIHELKDQIQDVESKYMQSLKEVKDTLVEVEEKYRKAMVSNAQLDNEKNNLMYQVDTLKDSLMELEELLSESRREYEGKSKDFEREKHAHGVLQFQFKEMKETLKQSEELLTEIRQMRLKQDGFVREISDLQETVEWKDKKIGALERQKEYSDAIRNERDELRDEVVQLKDILKKHGIVLRPDLTANGEMLELGTEGSASGDPASQLAQDSKTLPMEGGNSMLGRAQETELGSRGDKVVDPGRSRKQEDTHEEEAQENHLTSPTPCSLVGVSETETSREVQPFSPTLGGEVEIEGSDVNKESDNGIPVVEVKSGPVCDSEVLVVVTGPEEEVTVSGEGYEAAGVEGTGQGRVEVASEGEMGIKNDKADEAETKVVKSSDDTKETSSKEPTSEYGAAAEQEKNESSKDVKCLDSYPLPRETIEDTMKNGTQISQGTDLDTSKSPIKSNPEPRKTKKAEALPEITDLQPQAQAGNKKKKGKKKKGETQSDVKQEDHKKSTTETCLVSMTNGTQISLGTDLDTPKTPVESNPEPQPEPQKTKKACVLPETTDMQPQPQGGKKKKKGKKKGEKQGDETQGDKMSTTEEDVVSTPSDKEPVEAVEEGVITIETQQEEGTGSSPDRELQSPEQKAQTIAEELNLKEEQLEEDRVEPTIEVSLTDQAKSEEVVSKKKKKKMKKDKHKPTMELEKSEGEISVLSLESNIGIADPVDHSKCITSAYNPMEELESTTDTGTQKDESGYTTNHDNFGDCLKSSADPKCPLDSKQSTTGNSNNVKEEDAIKVSVEEEQTIQDSKEQGNNFHSPIVLRPELKESVEPEDLIFHDGVATHPDQANENATQDLKEAGQAKPNGSPEERTNALEHEDTPMAMPANVEKCNNSADEKCCSISRDRNCPATETIRLPEQLMDLPGCPVTDRHLYENNKPETLDAEEASNGGISTETELNDTETLDAEEASNGGISTETELNDTETLDAEEASNGGISTETELNDAEEASNGGISTETELNDTETLDAEEASNGGISTETELNDTETRLQDPVKETPVTIDSFREQSHNESGPCTMVAKAEEQDDPIEAKLEGNKVPGPSEQWNDKEHENEGQSFDFSDLVSVVPANVFPIASQEEVSQEMRTMSVGYKIEVELGKEKGNQEEEDDKPQDTEGVSTIVAQQSIEGGSDNSPEELRSPEEKAQTIVEAKNVNGEQLITLEEGVSVTYNQKYIAEEGGSVTVEQQGVGESERQQNATEVEALPVEEGEEAIQYGSQQGRRESSQSAEGNNEQSRTGLKKGSKKVKGKGKEDCRMS
- the LOC124041228 gene encoding titin-like isoform X17, which gives rise to MSVGSRGSVRVEDRDYLEKGSRAASTLSAATLASLGGSSSRGESGETSITGDTETSIREIKEIHELKDQIQDVESKYMQSLKEVKDTLVEVEEKYRKAMVSNAQLDNEKNNLMYQVDTLKDSLMELEELLSESRREYEGKSKDFEREKHAHGVLQFQFKEMKETLKQSEELLTEIRQMRLKQDGFVREISDLQETVEWKDKKIGALERQKEYSDAIRNERDELRDEVVQLKDILKKHGIVLRPDLTANGEMLELGTEGSASGDPASQLAQDSKTLPMEGGNSMLGRAQETELGSRGDKVVDPGRSRKQEDTHEEEAQENHLTSPTPCSLVGVSETETSREVQPFSPTLGGEVEIEGSDVNKESDNGIPVVEVKSGPVCDSEVLVVVTGPEEEVTVSGEGYEAAGVEGTGQGRVEVASEGEMGIKNDKADEAETKVVKSSDDTKETSSKEPTSEYGAAAEQEKNESSKDVKCLDSYPLPRETIEDTMKNGTQISQGTDLDTSKSPIKSNPEPRKTKKAEALPEITDLQPQAQAGNKKKKGKKKKGETQSDVKQEDHKKSTTETCLVSMTNGTQISLGTDLDTPKTPVESNPEPQPEPQKTKKACVLPETTDMQPQPQGGKKKKKGKKKGEKQGDETQGDKMSTTEEDVVSTPSDKEPVEAVEEGVITIETQQEEGTGSSPDRELQSPEQKAQTIAEELNLKEEQLEEDRVEPTIEVSLTDQAKSEEVVSKKKKKKMKKDKHKPTMELEKSEGEISVLSLESNIGIADPVDHSKCITSAYNPMEELESTTDTGTQKDESGYTTNHDNFGDCLKSSADPKCPLDSKQSTTGNSNNVKEEDAIKVSVEEEQTIQDSKEQGNNFHSPIVLRPELKESVEPEDLIFHDGVATHPDQANENATQDLKEAGQAKPNGSPEERTNALEHEDTPMAMPANVEKCNNSADEKCCSISRDRNCPATETIRLPEQLMDLPGCPVTDRHLYENNKPETLDAEEASNGGISTETELNDTETLDAEEASNGGISTETELNDTETLDAEEASNGGISTETELNDAEEASNGGISTETELNDTETLDAEEASNGGISTETELNDTETRLQDPVKETPVTIDSFREQSHNESGPCTMVAKAEEQDDPIEAKLEGNKVPGPSEQWNDKEHENEGQSFDFSDLVSVVPANVFPIASQEEVSQEMRTMSVGYKIEVELGKEKGNQEEEDDKPQDTEGVSTIVAQQSIEGGSDNSPEELRSPEEKAQTIVEAKNVNGEQLITLEEGVSVTYNQKYIAEEGGSVTVEQQGVGESERQQNATEVEALPVEEGEEAIQYGSQQGRRESSQSAEGNNEQSRTGLKKGSKKVKGKGKEDCRMS